The segment AGATCAAATCAATGATAGACTTGCACAATTCTATACAGATATTAATATCGATGGACGTTTTTTGTCATTAGGAGATAATCGTTGGGGATTACGTACATGGTATCCTGTTGATAAGTCAGAGGAAGATGTCGTTACAGTAACGAAGCCGAAGAAGAAAAAAGCGAAAAAAGCTGCTGAAGATGATTTCGACGATTATGATGACAGCGTTGAAGAAGATTATGAAGAGTTTGATGATGATGATCTTGACGATGATGTTGAAGATGAGGACGATTTGCTAGATGACGACCTTACTGAAGACGACGAAGAAGAAGAAGAAGAAGAAGACAGCTTTGACGAAGATGCAGAAGATGCTTTCGAAATCGACGAAGATGAGCTGGATGAGGATTTAGACGAAGAAGATGATGAAGAAGAAGACGAGGATGAGTTTGAAGACGAGGATGAAGAAGATAAATAAGACCCTTGACTTTTAGATGCCTTGCTTGTAAAATCATTTTTGGGCTCCTTAAAAAAGGAACGAACTGATATTTGCTTAAATAGCGCTCCCCTTACTTGAAAAAGTAAGTGGAGCTTTTTTGTTTTTATAAAATGATTTTCAGGCCGCAGAACCTGTTTTAAAAGATTAGGACAGGGCGCTGAAAGGCTTTTTTATAAAAGTGGCTTTACAGCAATTGATTCACTCCCCTCGAAAAAAAAATATTCGAATATTTTTCTTTAAATAAAGACAAATATGCACAAACTTTAACTAA is part of the Niallia taxi genome and harbors:
- the rpoE gene encoding DNA-directed RNA polymerase subunit delta, whose protein sequence is MSVDKFTKEELNEMSLIEIAYELLNGAKTPYSFNEIVKEVSRLVDLSEDQINDRLAQFYTDINIDGRFLSLGDNRWGLRTWYPVDKSEEDVVTVTKPKKKKAKKAAEDDFDDYDDSVEEDYEEFDDDDLDDDVEDEDDLLDDDLTEDDEEEEEEEDSFDEDAEDAFEIDEDELDEDLDEEDDEEEDEDEFEDEDEEDK